One part of the Parambassis ranga chromosome 8, fParRan2.1, whole genome shotgun sequence genome encodes these proteins:
- the hlfa gene encoding HLF transcription factor, PAR bZIP family member a produces the protein MEKMARPLPINPTFLPPTHGVLKSLLENPLKLPFHHDEAFGKDKEKEKKLDDESSAANHPQSAFLGPTLWDKTLPYDGDNFQLEYMDLEEFLSENGIPANTAQSDQTQQSAQPPQAPLQQAPPPAPPTPSVVDLSSRATTSVHTGMAPQPCLHSPTTAARDTPSPIDPESIQVPVTYDPDPADLALSSVPGQEMFDPRKRKFSAEELKPQPMIKKARKVFIPEDLKDDKYWARRRKNNMAAKRSRDARRLKENQIAIRASFLEKENAALRMEVADLRKELGRCKNILGKYEARHGPL, from the exons ATGGAGAAAATGGCCAGACCTCTTCCTATAAACCCAACTTTCCTGCCGCCGACTCACGGCGTACTCAAATCCCTGCTGGAAAACCCGCTGAAGCTGCCTTTCCATCACGATGAAG CATTTGGGAAAgacaaggagaaagagaagaagctgGACGATGAGAGCAGCGCGGCCAACCACCCACAGTCGGCCTTCCTCGGGCCGACCCTCTGGGACAAGACCCTGCCGTATGACGGGGACAACTTTCAGCTGGAGTACATGGACCTGGAGGAGTTCCTGTCAGAAAACGGCATCCCCGCCAACACAGCCCAGAGTGACCAGACCCAGCAGTCGGCACAACCACCACAGGCCCCTCTGCAGCAGGCCCCGCCACCAGCCCCTCCCACACCCTCTGTTGTGGACCTCAGCAGCCGCGCCACCACCTCGGTCCACACAGGCATGGCGCCTCAGCCCTGCCTCCACAGCCCCACCACAGCAG CACGGGACACCCCCAGCCCCATTGACCCTGAGTCCATTCAGGTGCCGGTGACCTATGACCCCGACCCAGCAGACCTGGCTCTGTCCAGCGTGCCTGGGCAGGAGATGTTCGACCCCAGGAAACGCAAATTCTCTGCCGAGGAGCTAAAGCCGCAGCCCATGATCAAAAAAGCCCGCAAGGTCTTCATTCCTGAGGACCTGAAG GACGATAAGTACTGGGCCCGGCGCAGAAagaacaacatggcagccaagCGATCACGGGACGCCCGGCGGCTGAAGGAGAACCAGATCGCCATCCGGGCCTCCTTCCTGGAGAAGGAGAACGCCGCTCTCCGCATGGAGGTCGCAGACTTGAGGAAGGAGCTGGGCCGCTGCAAGAACATTCTGGGCAAATACGAGGCCCGACACGGGCCCCTATGA